The following DNA comes from Nitrososphaerales archaeon.
GCAGGTGAAGCGATCTCATCGATCTTAGAGACGGATCGTGTAGTATCGGCTTTTCACTCGATCCCCGCCCGCAAATTGGCCCAGCTAGAGTTAACGTTAGATTATGATGTACCTCTAGCTGGGGATGACAAAGATGCGGTACAGGTAGTATCAGATCTGATAAAACAGATCCCTAACCTAAAACCTCTCTACGCTGGCCCTCTATCGACCTCCAGTCTACTTGAATCTATAACACCATTCCTACTCAATTTATCCATATATAATAAGATCAAAGATCCATCGATCAGGGTAGGTTAGGAGTTCATCATAGATTTGCTGATCGCTCGATGGAATGTTGAAATAGTATGATTATTCTCGAATATCATCTCTCTATACACTCACTCTTACCGAACCTCCTCCTCAACTTCGTTCCACATACATCACAAATCACCGCTTTCTTATCTTCAAAAACTTTTCCACAACCGCTACAATAGACCAACCATTTAACGACATTCGAAATCCCTTTAGTGATGATCGGTATCGAATCGATATGGAGGATCCTTGCCAGGTTCTCTATAGAATAATCGTCAGAGACTATTATGGCATCAAAGTCCTTGCCTTTTAGCTCATAGGCTAACGCGATGACTTCTAAATCTGTTTGAGAAAGTTTCCCAATATCACCACTTATATTAGCTAAATCTTTTACCCTCTCTATACTCTCTGCAGAAGGATCCTTCACGATCAAACGGCCAGCCTCGATCAGACTTTCAATCGCTGTCTTAGAAGTCCTTGTGTGTTTTACTTCTTGAATGACCGATGATGTTGTATAATAAGTAGATGTACTCGTAAAAGGTATCCCTGCATAGAATGCTGTAGAATCTAAAATCAAAACCCTCTTCGATCTATTCAATTTAATCTTCTCTCTACCTAACATTAATTGTTAATTATCAATAAAAAGTTAAATTATAGAAGCCTATTTTTACCCCCTCATTTTTATATAATGGTGTGGAGGAGTTGGTATGAGCAAACCCGTCGAATTGGGGAGTCTTAGAGTAGGTTCATACATCGTTTTAGATGGCGAACCGTGCAGGATTGTAGAGTTTGAAAAGAGTAAGCCGGGTAAGCATGGTTCAGCCAAAGTAAGAGTCGTTGGAATAGGTCTATTTAGTGATTCGAAGAAGAGCTATGTATCACCTGCCGAGTCTCAGGTGGAAGTCCCGATAATCGAGAAGAGAAGTGGTCAAGTGATCGCTCTCATGCAGAATAGTGTGCAGCTTATGGATTTAGAGACATTCGAAGTCTTCGAAACCGATATGCCTAAAGAAGAGGAGTTGAAGAAGAACTTAACACAAGGTGTAGAAGTAGAATATTGGAGAGTTCTTGGAAGGACTAAGATCATGAGAATCAAAGGCTAATATGATCGATGATCGAATCTCGAAATTCCGAAATATTAAACCTTTTTAGAAGGTGACATATCGCAGCAAAAATTTTCTTTTTGAAAATTCTGACACCAAACCTCCATACTAAAGTGTCAAAGTGTCAACAATTTCTCAAAATTTTGTAGGATTTATTCCTCTCCATTACTCTCCCTTACATCGATGATCTTGATCCTTGAAGAGGATAAATTAAAATATAACTTTGAAAGAATCTTATAATGCCTCGATGATGTATCGGAAGAGCCGTCTGAGCTACACGCAATGAAGTAGATTATGAGTGCAGATGAGGCAGTCTGCTTATGATCAAGGGAGAAAAGTTGAGAATGCTCGCCCTTTCTTCTGGTGGTAAGGATTCTATCTTAGCACTCCACCTCGCACATGAAAGAGGTTGGAAGTTGGATGGTATCGTAACTATTATACCTGAAGATCCAGAGAGCATGCTCTACCATACCTATAATTTAAACTTTGTGGGAAAGATTGCAGAGAGTATCGGTACTCAATGGTTCTACACCTATGCCAAGAAGGGTGAGGAGGAGAAGGCTTTAGAGTCTACATTAAAGAGGATTGATACAGATATCGTTGTTAGTGGTAGCGTTTCATCTATGTACCAAAAAAGGCACTTCGATGATATATGTAACAAAATCGGTATCAGACATTTTACTCCACTCTGGGGTTTAGATGCTCATGATATAATGTATAAAATTCTTAACTTAAAGATGGATGTGATGATAGTGGCTGTAGCTGCGTATGGTTTAGGAGAGGAGTGGTTAGGTGTTCATCTTGATGATGAAAGTGTAAAGAGGCTTTTACGATTGTCTGAAAAGTACCATTTCAACCCTGTTGGAGAGGGAGGAGATCTCGATACATTCGTACTCGATGCGCCCCTTTACAAAAAGAGGTTGGTAGTATCGAAGGCTGTAAAGAACTGGTATCTGGACCATGGTAATTTAAAGATTGAGGAGCTTTTATTAATAGAAAAGGATTAGTTAATATTGGTTAATCGATGGATTTATCCCGATCGCTTGGGGTCGATTAAGATGCTGGAGAAACTTAAAGAGGGTTTGCAGAGCGCCATAAGGAGGATTTTAGGGGCATCGAGCATAGATGAGCAGGTCGTAAAGGAATTCATAAAGGATTTGCAAAGAGCCCTTCTACAGGCCGATGTAAATGTAAAGCTCGTATTCGATTTGACATCAAGGATAGAGAAGAGGGCCATTAACGAGACTCCACCACCCGGTCTACCGAGGAAGGATCACGTGATAAAGATCCTCTACGAAGAATTATCAAATATCATGGGTATTGAGAGGAAGGTCGAGTTGCCAGCGGATCGGTTGAATACAATCCTCATGGTCGGTATCCAAGGTTCGGGAAAGACCAGTGCCGCAGCCAAATTGGCAAGGTTTATGCAGAAGAAGGGGTATAAAGTTGGGGTTGTATGTGCAGATACCTTTAGACCCGGGGCTTTAACCCAATTGAGAATGCTTTGTAGTAGTGTTGGTATAGAGGTCTTTGGTGATGAAAATATCAAAGACCCAGTCAGACTCGCTATGGATGGTGTAGAGTACTTTAAGAAACGTGAGCGAAATCTGGTGATCATAGATACAGCTGGTAGACATAAAGAGGAGAAAGGCTTATTGGAGGAGATGAAGGCGATATCGGATAAGATTCGGCCAACACTCACTCTACTCGTTGTAGATGCTACTATAGGGCAGCAGTGCTACAACCAATCAAAAGCCTTTCACGAAACTACACCCGTAGGTGGGATCATCGTTACGAAGTTAGATGGTGCGGCGAAGGGTGGAGGTGCGTTGGCTGCGGCTGCGGCTACGGGCGCTCAGATACTATTTATCAGTACGGGTGAGAGGATCGACGATCTGGAAGCATTTTCACCGACAAGGTTCGTGGGTAGATTACTCGGTCTAGGGGATCTGAAGGCCCTCTTAGAGAGGGCTAGAGAACTTGAAGCTGAAGCTG
Coding sequences within:
- a CDS encoding translation initiation factor IF-5A → MSKPVELGSLRVGSYIVLDGEPCRIVEFEKSKPGKHGSAKVRVVGIGLFSDSKKSYVSPAESQVEVPIIEKRSGQVIALMQNSVQLMDLETFEVFETDMPKEEELKKNLTQGVEVEYWRVLGRTKIMRIKG
- a CDS encoding diphthine--ammonia ligase — protein: MIKGEKLRMLALSSGGKDSILALHLAHERGWKLDGIVTIIPEDPESMLYHTYNLNFVGKIAESIGTQWFYTYAKKGEEEKALESTLKRIDTDIVVSGSVSSMYQKRHFDDICNKIGIRHFTPLWGLDAHDIMYKILNLKMDVMIVAVAAYGLGEEWLGVHLDDESVKRLLRLSEKYHFNPVGEGGDLDTFVLDAPLYKKRLVVSKAVKNWYLDHGNLKIEELLLIEKD
- a CDS encoding signal recognition particle receptor subunit alpha translates to MLEKLKEGLQSAIRRILGASSIDEQVVKEFIKDLQRALLQADVNVKLVFDLTSRIEKRAINETPPPGLPRKDHVIKILYEELSNIMGIERKVELPADRLNTILMVGIQGSGKTSAAAKLARFMQKKGYKVGVVCADTFRPGALTQLRMLCSSVGIEVFGDENIKDPVRLAMDGVEYFKKRERNLVIIDTAGRHKEEKGLLEEMKAISDKIRPTLTLLVVDATIGQQCYNQSKAFHETTPVGGIIVTKLDGAAKGGGALAAAAATGAQILFISTGERIDDLEAFSPTRFVGRLLGLGDLKALLERARELEAEADKEKLKRIVSGKMTINDLYYQLEQVKKMGSLRKILDLIPGFSSIVGDKDLDLDEVEKKMDRWKAIIQSMTKEERENPEIITGSRIKRIARGSGTQEKDVKELLIKYKQTKALIKASKGHALRQLMKRFSSHELGE